The region TTCTTAGTAGTGTCAAATTGCACTATCCCACCTGCACGCTTCCCCAGACCAATAAACGTACGCTTTACAGCTCCTTCGCTTTCATTCCATTCAACAAGATATGACTCTCCTTCTTTGTTAGTCCCACATGAGAATAACCTGCAAGCCAATATTTCATGATTCCCACAAACTTTAAAATCGCATCATGCACAGTTGTGGAAGTCATTTTGATATGCAAACCTTGTTCCATCAGCACTATAAGCCATTGTGGTTGATGAATGACCTGGTGCATCATAGTCAACTCTTGAACCCATGTTATCGTATAACCATGCCTTTATTTTCCCATCAATTGCAGTTGAGAAGATAAACTGGGGAAAAAAATAAGGAGTAGAAGACCCAAAAGAGTTAAACATCAATGCCAAATCTAATATGTAGTTGAATTTTCCAAGTAAATTAGATCTTCACAGCAAAGGAGTAACGGTTTTGAATTCATGCTTGCTGAGCTGCCTCATATTTTTTATTACTTGTTAATGCACTTGTGCATATCAGTATATCACAACACCAGAAAATTCATTCCTTCATATCATATACGAAGGAAGAACTAGTGCCAGAGAGTGAGGAAAAAACATCTCACGAGTTAACAATCAATTTTCTGATAAATCAAAAGAAGCATGGTTAACCTGAATATTTTCTTTGTGATGTGGACATATTGAATAGACTGGTGCCTCATGGCCCTCAAAAGTATATTGCTTAGCCCCTGACACCGCATCCCACACCTGTGAACGAGAAATACATTGATCAATACAGTGCTCATAACCAGTCAACAGAAAAAGGTGAGTCAAAGCGCAAAACATATCAAACCTTAATAAGCCTGTCATCCCCACAGGTAACAATACAAATCTGTTTGTTAGGGAAGGAAAAGGCAAGATCATTGACACTTCCTGAATGAGCCTCAATCTGCACATAAAGCCCAGTCAAGGTCCGTATTCATTGAGAAGAAGAAAGTAAGAGGTTAAAATTCGAAAGGATTACAAAAAGCACATACCTCAAGGTGGTTTCTAAGATCATCGCCACCATGATAGGAGTAGATGTGCACAATGTGCTTTGAGTATGCAACACCTAAAGAAGAATCAACAGAAGGCAAAAAGACAGTTTAGGCGGATCTTTGCAATTCGGTCAAATTTTTTTAGCTTTCTGAAGTATCAGTTCAGGCTGACATACCAAAAAAAGTGCCATCAGGACTCCACATTACACGATTAACTGATGCAGAGTATTCACTTGTCATAGATGCCTGGTTGTTATTCAGATTATTAATTGGTAAATCAGACTTATAAACCATCCATACATGAAAAACAAATGTGAACACAATCAACAAAGTTTCACACATACCTGTAAAGCCACTGAACATTGCCCAAGATCCCAAACCTTGAAACTTCTGTGAGCAACCCTCTCCCTACCACCCAACTCCCAAATCATAATCTCTCCTGTGGCAGTACCAACTGAAAATGAAGAACCATCAGTAGCGACCCAAATCAAATGTACAATTGGtgtaacataaaaataaaatgaattaaaaaaaatagatttcacCGTGTTAAGACTAACCAAGAAGCAAAATCTGCTGTACCGGATGGAAATCCATACTCTTGACTGCTGAACCCTGACTTAGAGTCATGAAAAGAGCCTTGGGCAAATCATCTGATGAGTATGAACTTTGTGCATGGCTTTGTCCGGTGAATCCACCAGGCAAAATATTGATATTCATATTATTTACCTGTAATCAAACTGAATAGAATCAATGTTTCTCTTAAAAAACGAAATCATCAAATACACAAAGAACTACCAACTCAAATGTTCATGTGTAGTATAATAAGCAACATCGTCATAAAGCAACAAAAAACAGATCCCTAAAATATGAGCAGATTTGCAAGCCACAGTTTCTAATGTCACAGCTAGGTTAAATACATGCTAATGTGTAAGCAACTCATGATAATGATGCCATACTTCATCTGATACGCCAAAAGGTCTTGATCTCTTTAACATGTGCTCTGACTCAGCTGTTTGATAGTCTACTGTTGGGTTATTTGTAGGAGTCCTCGGACGCTTTAGCATAGCTGCTGCTAAATAATTAGAGAATCAGTATCTCAGATTTGCAAATACACTCCACTATATTTGTCAATGAATCAGTAGTCGAACTAGTATTGATGAACCTCACTAGAATCTTTCAAAGCTGTGCTATACGTAAATACCTGCTGCATTATTTGGAGCGGTAAAACCTATTGGTCCAGCAGAAGCAGAAGGATGAGCGACTTGGGAAGGATTAGTCATCCACCCAGCAAGAGCATTTGGCATAGGAGCAGGTGCTTGCTGAAAAGgctgaagggaaaaaaaaaatcaatctcccatcAGTCATGATTTACAAATGAAATTTAGCTAGTTTGCTTTTCTACTTACATTTACACCATGAGGACCCAGAGGTTGAAAAACCCCGGACTTAACAGCTCCCATGAGTGGATGAGTTACAGGGGATGGAGCCCGGGCACCATTTGGCTGTGACTGACCGCATGAATGGTCCACAAATAAAGTCTTTATGTCAGGATTTTGCTTCGGACTCTTACAAAGCTGATGCTGCCAGTTCAAACTACAAGAATACAGGGCACCTACGTGTAAGCCAACTACACTataaaagatgatgaaaaacAAGAAccaagggtgtgttcggtatgaaggaaaacaATTTCCAGGAAAATAAGTTGGTTTCTTACTGATTTTCTTGTGTTCGCTACGTAAGCAAAAAAGTATTATCCGAAAAGCATTTGTGTGTAATCTAGATAAATACTATGGGAGGTGGGGATGGGTAGGGATGTGGGGTGGTGGGGATGGGTCATACGGGGGTGGGGGTGAAGATGAGGTGCATTATAGGGTGGGGAGGACAAAATCAATGTGGAATGTCACTTGTAGAAGTTGCTTCcactagggaagtcattttcctcatttttaaggaacttgtttttctagagagaatattttccaaaaattttgaccaaccgaacatgagaaaattggataaatgttttcctccataccggacacacagaaaatgttttccaaaaattttgaccaaccgaACATGGGTTAATTGGAAATATGTTtccctccataccgaacacaccccaAAACTGAATACTAGTAGAAGTCTAATGTTCTCTAGAAATAAACCTCTGGTTGATTAATGTCCGCAGTCTCGCGTTCTTCAAGCTGGGAAAGGTCAGCTTATCACGAAACAAGGGATTTGCTTCTATCAGTTTTTTGAGTTCCAGAAGCATTATACTCCTAGCAGACTTGGTATCTCCATATTTAGATAACTGCTCGTTATCCCTGAAAGTTATGGCAGACAACTTGAGAACCATTTCAAAATTGATAAAGAAAGCATTTAGGATAGCAATTCCGTTACCTAAAGTTGTCAAGAGTCAAAAGTTGTGTTATTTCTTTGAAAAGGTCTTCATTAAACGCTGAAAACACCTTCAAGTCCTTAACTAGGATATCAACAGCTTTAGGACGGTCGTTcctacaagaaaaataaaaacaaaaatcacataaaactaTCAGACATTTCAAAATTATCAAACACATAACAAGCATCaagaaatagaaaataagacCCACTTATCCAGGGCTTCTAGATACTTTTGCTTTCGGATCTCGAAGAAAATTTTCATGGAGTATCGATTATCATCAACCTTGGTGAACCCAGATAAGTACTTCTCCACTTCATCCCATTCTCCAGCTGCCACCATTTCATCAAAATGCCTCATGTTAAAGTAAAACCCGGATTCTTGCTCCAATCTTCAGCACCAGAAAACAGAAAAAATTAATAAGATCACTTTACCACCAAACAAAACCACAACAACCACCATAATTACAACCACAAATTCTTCTCCTTTAATAATTAGGTCAAAAATGGTACATataaagacaaaaagaaaaccTCAAATTCACAAACATAATTAATAACAAAACTAATGAATTCAGCCAATTTCTCACTCAACCCACATTTTCACAACACTTTAgtcccaacaacaacaacaacatacccagcataatctcacaaagtggggtctggggaaggTAAAGTGTgcgtagaccttacccctacctcatAGAGATAAAGAGGTTGTTTCCTATAGACCCTCGGCTGAAGTAAAGCATTTCACATCAGTTTTGAAAAAGGGACTCCGGAAATGAAAGCAGTAACGAAGACCataatttcatttcatttaattGGGTCAAAAATGGTATATAtaagacaaaaaaagaaaacttcaaATTCACAAACATAATTAATAACAAAACCAATCAATTCAACTAATTTCTCACTCAACAATTTCACAACACTCTAGATtgatgttgctcggactcttcgaGAATATCGACAGGTACGCGTCTTGGATTCTCTAAAGTAGTGCATTCTTGTAgaatccgacacgggtgcggcagcatttttggaaagtccgagcaacatagctttTGATCACCAAaccaacaaataaataaaacatcTCAGACAATTTTTCTTGCACATTTTATAGCAGCCACCAAAtaaacaaaattgaaaaaaaataatccaaatTAATTGTCTTCACATAACTAATAACAAAAACCAATCAATCCAGCTAATTTCTCACTCAACCAACAATTTCACAACACTTCAGATCTATGTTGCTCAAACTCCTCGAAAATATCGACACGTACACGTCAgattctccaaaagtagtgcattctTAAATAATCCGACAGGTGCGCGACATCattttttggagagtccgagcaacatatcTAGCTTTTGATCCCCAAaccaacaaataaataaaacatcccacacaattTTTCTATCTTGCACATTTTATAACACACAAATAGacacaattaattaaaaaaaaagccataaaagggaaaaaagaacaaaacCCTACTTGTGAACAGCATCTTTGAATTTCTCCTCATCAAGAAACTGAAGTATCAAAAACACAAGCTCTCTACTCAGAGAAGACATCTCACTCACCTGCacaaaaaacataaatcaagaattcaacttcACCCCCATCAAAATTAAACCAATTCCAAATtcaccccacaaaaaaaaaaaaaaaaaaaaaaaaaatcaaaacttcacCAAAATCAACTTCAACCCACAAAAATTAACCCAATTCCAAATTCCCCCCTACAAAAAtcccctaaaaaaaaattcaaaaatccacCAAATTCCACTTCAACCCACAAAAATTAAACCAATTCCAAATTCACCCCCATaagaaaaaacccaaaaaaaaaaaaaaaaaaaaaatcaaccaaaaaaaaaaatctattttttatttcatagaTCAACAAAAACCaccaaaattcttcaaaattaaACTCACCAAAATCCCTAACATGCACATCTAgatacaacacatatatatatacacatacatatagaaAAAGAATCATATAAACATACCTTGAATGAATGAGTGAGATaagagttttaaaaaaaaaaacagatcgAAGGgttttttgtttatatatagagagagagaaaaacaagagagagaaacaaaagtactttttttttcttttctttttctcttttttttttttgttatgaaagagaaagaaagaaagagagaccATGTGTGAGTAGGGCTAGGTGGGGAAGAGACATATAAATAGGAGAAAAAGTGTGATAAGAGCACTTAAATTCCGGAAAATAAAGTGATAAGTAGACGTACTTATCAGTGTTTATGAGTGATAAGTACAAGGACTTATTGGGTTTTAAGGATAAGTGAGTTGACTTATAGACTTGTTTATTACGTCTCTTATAAATGCGGGGATATCGAAGAGGAGTTACTAATGTGAGATAGGGGAATGATTCGGTGTTGAAGACCTCATTGTGGGTTGTCAATGGACTCGCACAGTTTTTGTAATAcgaccaaattttttttttttttttctttccaaataattttgatgtttgatcgaaaaattatattttttctcaaatttatgtaatattgtttcctttttagtcagtacAAAAACAATGAAGTTTTTTTGATATTTAGGTTACTTTCTCTTGTATTAAGAAACCATAAAtagaatgacaattttactatattatttcTAATTAAAGCCTACTTTAAGAGTGCAACCACTaagaatttcttgaattttcttgattgataataataataataataataataataataggtaTGAAGTGGTAAATTATCTCTGGACATGTAAAAttagacaactatttttagtatacaggacaagtaaaaatggacggggGGTAATTTATAGCCACATGAATATTTTCGCATATTTTATACCATAACTTTTAagtctttctttcattcttaaattttgtgttcaGTCAAACACTTttacttaaattgggacggagtaatattgtaaaaaatatttagtatAAATCGATAATAATGTAAGCTAATCGAATAATATGCAATGATATGGCGATAAGAATTAAAACAGTTAAAGAAGAATAATAACTTTTCGTCCAAATGTGAGAaacgtcattttctctttatttggTAGAAAATTTCTTTGGAACCGACTAGGAAATAACTTAttttgcaaaaaagaaaaatctagtcATACAAAATACTTTTAGCTTCTCTTTTTCCAAATATAGTCTCGTTAATTACTAGGCATTTGATACACCCCTTTATGGCCTGAATAATTAGTCTCCGAAGTTCACTTTTTGACGTCTCTACTAAAAAAGATTTAATTCTTAAGacttgaatttgaaatttatgagtctctcttttttcttctctttttctttaattattcgTCAGAATTTTAGTTCCTGCTTTAATATTCGACTAATCTGAATTCATGTTGGAATATTTTTACGTTTGAAAGTAAACCGCTTCCTATTAAAAATGACGTCATCTCAAGACTTGAATCTGAAATCTTTAATCAATGATTTAAGAATACTTATCCTCTTGTTCAATTTATGTTGATCTTATTGATGAGCAGATGGTGAATATtattgaagagaaaaaagatatgtttgatatgaaatAGCATTCAATTTTGCAACCCTATTCTGGAAAAAAGAAACAGCAAATTTTATTGTTATTTGACACGACGCACGATCATGACTGTTTTAGATAGggacattaaaattattatattgaacaaattttgtttttttatttcttttgattgAACAAAATTAGTAAATGCTTTTTCCTAAATAATCCTTTCGGAAAAATGGATTTATTATATGTGCGTTTGAAGTTGGAACATTTATTGCATACTGATAACAAGacgtaattatttttttgaggaaaatataacttaattaTGAGATACTAAAAGAAATCTCATACCATTGATTACGAAGATCCATTTATGGCAGTACACCTAAGAGATGACAAATCTGATATAAATTTAGGGGCCCTAAATTTAAATAAAGTTCTGAGATTTATGTAATCTAATATAAATGTAATAACAGCTCTACATTCCTAGAAAGAAGAGATCTAGGAGGAGATTAGCTTGCAATTGAAATACTTTTTGCATTTCCATTTCCCATTAATTTTCTTGCTATTttggatttgaaaaagaaaataggaacatcgtaaaagcaacaaaaaaaaaaaaaattacttactTGATAAAGCAACACGAGATCATCGGGGATTAAACTTCATTAGTCTAAAATTGTAACTGATGCTACtgcattttttaattatttgagaCCGTTTATGCATTAATGCAGTAAAATCGTTTACtgtcaaaaagaaaagattaaacTTCATTAGTCTAAGATGCtgtaaattaataaaaatttatgtgcgcTTAGTGTTACGTCAAATTTATTAGTTTAACATGTAAAATTCTAAATTAAGTTGTTAATTTCTATTAATTAACTAAGATTTAGGGATGacaatatttatgaaaatatttgttatatATTTATTGGGCTGGTGCAAATATCGAGTGTGAATACGATTTTTCTAAGATAAAACTTCAtcgaaaaagggaaaaagaatcTAGATTTGAAGATTGACTCTTTTCCTATCACGGATtgtgaaaaaatttcatttagCTGCAATAATAAATTTTGACTTCAATTACTTGtcatgttgaaaattggaacattttttcataattttatttggACCTTAATTTATTGAAATAACTTTGAGGGTTGGTCAAATCAATTAACAAGCGCATTTTGATTTATCTAGCATTTGATAAATCCTAAAAgtgtttataagccaaaaacaTAAGTTGATATTCTAATTTATTGGTTATGGCTTTTCACCTTTAAGCAAACATTTTAGGCGAAATGCATATACGACTCCTTAAATTTGATTTCACTTTTGGTTTTTTAATACTTCGATTAAGGCTTGTGGCTGTTGAACACTTCAACCTCAACGAAAGTGTATCTATTGAACTCACATATTGATGTGGCTACATAATTGTTCAGTACTGTCCTATAGGCGTGTGAATTGAATTTCAATCCTTAGCTGATATATCAAAACAAAAACTAGAGTCAACTTTGAGGGTTTGTTTAGCTATTTGGCTAACGTTTTACTATTTTGCTTTTAATAACTATTATAATCATTGAAATCTCATTTTCGAAACAAAATTCGTAACTCCTCTCACTTCTGTTTTTATAATTCGCCCTTTTTCATGTAAAACATTTTAATTTA is a window of Lycium ferocissimum isolate CSIRO_LF1 chromosome 12, AGI_CSIRO_Lferr_CH_V1, whole genome shotgun sequence DNA encoding:
- the LOC132041037 gene encoding topless-related protein 4-like isoform X2 encodes the protein MSSLSRELVFLILQFLDEEKFKDAVHKLEQESGFYFNMRHFDEMVAAGEWDEVEKYLSGFTKVDDNRYSMKIFFEIRKQKYLEALDKNDRPKAVDILVKDLKVFSAFNEDLFKEITQLLTLDNFRDNEQLSKYGDTKSARSIMLLELKKLIEANPLFRDKLTFPSLKNARLRTLINQSLNWQHQLCKSPKQNPDIKTLFVDHSCGQSQPNGARAPSPVTHPLMGAVKSGVFQPLGPHGVNPFQQAPAPMPNALAGWMTNPSQVAHPSASAGPIGFTAPNNAAAMLKRPRTPTNNPTVDYQTAESEHMLKRSRPFGVSDEVNNMNINILPGGFTGQSHAQSSYSSDDLPKALFMTLSQGSAVKSMDFHPVQQILLLVGTATGEIMIWELGGRERVAHRSFKVWDLGQCSVALQASMTSEYSASVNRVMWSPDGTFFGVAYSKHIVHIYSYHGGDDLRNHLEIEAHSGSVNDLAFSFPNKQICIVTCGDDRLIKVWDAVSGAKQYTFEGHEAPVYSICPHHKENIQFIFSTAIDGKIKAWLYDNMGSRVDYDAPGHSSTTMAYSADGTRLFSCGTNKEGESYLVEWNESEGAVKRTFIGLGKRAGGIVQFDTTKNRFLAAGDEFTIKFWEMDNINMLTTTDADGGLPASPCLRFNKEGMLLAVSTSDNGIKILANTDGVRLLRSMENATRVASASVVKPQPPTLGSFGPPSTSVATSFVDRVVPMVSMNGENRNLVDARPRAAEEPLDKSRIWKPTEINEPSQCRSLKLPDNLTASRVTRLIYTNSGLAILALAANAVHKLWKWPRNERNPTGKANASVVPQLWQPSNGTLMTNDTNDSNPEDTVPCFALSKNDSYVMSASGGKISLFNMMTFKTMTTFMPPSPAATFLAFHPQDNNVIAIGMDDSSIQIYNVRVDEVKTKLKGHQKRITGLAFSNSLNVLISAGADSQLCVWTSDGWEKQTNKYLQIPAGRAAAPQADTRVQFHQDQTQLLVVHETQIAIFEAPKLECLKQWVPREASGPITHATYSCDSQSIFVSFEDASVGVLSASTLRWRCRINPTSYLPANPSSRVHPLVIAAHPSDSNQFALGLNDGAVVVLEPLEAEGKWGTLPPAENGAGPSTSGAANSDQHQR
- the LOC132041037 gene encoding topless-related protein 4-like isoform X1, whose product is MSSLSRELVFLILQFLDEEKFKDAVHKLEQESGFYFNMRHFDEMVAAGEWDEVEKYLSGFTKVDDNRYSMKIFFEIRKQKYLEALDKNDRPKAVDILVKDLKVFSAFNEDLFKEITQLLTLDNFRDNEQLSKYGDTKSARSIMLLELKKLIEANPLFRDKLTFPSLKNARLRTLINQSLNWQHQLCKSPKQNPDIKTLFVDHSCGQSQPNGARAPSPVTHPLMGAVKSGVFQPLGPHGVNPFQQAPAPMPNALAGWMTNPSQVAHPSASAGPIGFTAPNNAAAAAMLKRPRTPTNNPTVDYQTAESEHMLKRSRPFGVSDEVNNMNINILPGGFTGQSHAQSSYSSDDLPKALFMTLSQGSAVKSMDFHPVQQILLLVGTATGEIMIWELGGRERVAHRSFKVWDLGQCSVALQASMTSEYSASVNRVMWSPDGTFFGVAYSKHIVHIYSYHGGDDLRNHLEIEAHSGSVNDLAFSFPNKQICIVTCGDDRLIKVWDAVSGAKQYTFEGHEAPVYSICPHHKENIQFIFSTAIDGKIKAWLYDNMGSRVDYDAPGHSSTTMAYSADGTRLFSCGTNKEGESYLVEWNESEGAVKRTFIGLGKRAGGIVQFDTTKNRFLAAGDEFTIKFWEMDNINMLTTTDADGGLPASPCLRFNKEGMLLAVSTSDNGIKILANTDGVRLLRSMENATRVASASVVKPQPPTLGSFGPPSTSVATSFVDRVVPMVSMNGENRNLVDARPRAAEEPLDKSRIWKPTEINEPSQCRSLKLPDNLTASRVTRLIYTNSGLAILALAANAVHKLWKWPRNERNPTGKANASVVPQLWQPSNGTLMTNDTNDSNPEDTVPCFALSKNDSYVMSASGGKISLFNMMTFKTMTTFMPPSPAATFLAFHPQDNNVIAIGMDDSSIQIYNVRVDEVKTKLKGHQKRITGLAFSNSLNVLISAGADSQLCVWTSDGWEKQTNKYLQIPAGRAAAPQADTRVQFHQDQTQLLVVHETQIAIFEAPKLECLKQWVPREASGPITHATYSCDSQSIFVSFEDASVGVLSASTLRWRCRINPTSYLPANPSSRVHPLVIAAHPSDSNQFALGLNDGAVVVLEPLEAEGKWGTLPPAENGAGPSTSGAANSDQHQR